The following are encoded together in the Candidatus Desulfatibia profunda genome:
- a CDS encoding 4Fe-4S binding protein, with translation MAFIPTVDEEKCEGCEECVDVCPVEVFEMEDGKSVPVNADECLGCESCVEVCEPGAITVEET, from the coding sequence ATGGCTTTTATTCCTACAGTTGACGAAGAAAAATGTGAAGGCTGTGAAGAATGTGTTGATGTTTGCCCGGTCGAGGTCTTTGAAATGGAAGACGGCAAATCAGTACCGGTTAATGCGGATGAATGCCTGGGTTGTGAAAGCTGTGTTGAAGTGTGTGAGCCCGGCGCAATTACAGTCGAAGAAACATAA